A DNA window from Maribellus comscasis contains the following coding sequences:
- a CDS encoding DUF4492 domain-containing protein, which produces MNRQNILLRIWKFYISGFKNMSNWGRQVWLIILVKLFIMFVILRIFFFPDFLKSNFDTDKERSEHVLDVLTKSK; this is translated from the coding sequence ATGAACAGGCAAAATATTCTTTTAAGGATTTGGAAGTTTTATATCAGTGGATTTAAAAACATGAGTAATTGGGGGCGACAAGTTTGGCTAATTATCCTGGTTAAACTTTTTATCATGTTTGTAATCCTTCGAATTTTCTTTTTCCCTGATTTTCTGAAATCAAACTTTGATACTGACAAAGAAAGAAGTGAACATGTACTTGATGTTTTGACTAAATCAAAATGA
- a CDS encoding cytochrome ubiquinol oxidase subunit I translates to MIEIADVSLVDWSRAQFALTAMYHWIFVPLTLGITFIIAFMETLYVKTGKEEWKKITKFWMTLFGINFAIGVATGIILEFEFGTNWSNYSWFVGDIFGAPLAIEGILAFFMESTFIAIMFFGWNKVSKKTHLLATWLTAIGANLSALWILVANGWMQKPVGMIFNPETARNEMDNFWEVLFSQTAVDKWLHATSSGFVLASVFVIGISAWYLLKNREIMLAKKSILVAAVFGLISSVYLVMTGDNSTRTIANDQNMKFAALEGLYNGSEGAGLVAIGVFTESETDPQNENLKDFSMKLEIPNFLSYMAFLDWNAFVPGINDLINGNEKYGYMPATEKIERGKVAIQKLGEFKNAKKAGNDQLANALKTELTSAGFQEDYFKYFGYGYFDDPQDLVPNVPLTFYSFHVMVLLGFFFILLFVLSLLYIVKGTFDKKRWFMRLAIIAIPLAYIAGQAGWIVAEVGRQPWVVQDLMPTMAAVTRISAGSVQTTFWLFAVLFTVLLIAELKIMFRQIKIGPKH, encoded by the coding sequence ATGATTGAAATTGCTGATGTATCTTTAGTTGACTGGTCGAGGGCACAATTTGCGCTCACGGCCATGTATCACTGGATTTTTGTTCCGCTAACCCTTGGTATTACTTTCATTATTGCGTTTATGGAAACGCTTTATGTTAAAACCGGAAAGGAGGAGTGGAAAAAAATTACCAAGTTTTGGATGACTCTGTTTGGAATAAACTTTGCCATTGGGGTTGCTACCGGAATTATTCTTGAATTTGAATTTGGAACCAACTGGTCGAACTACTCCTGGTTTGTTGGAGACATTTTTGGAGCACCGCTGGCAATTGAAGGAATTCTGGCGTTTTTTATGGAATCAACCTTTATTGCCATCATGTTTTTTGGGTGGAATAAAGTAAGTAAAAAAACCCACTTGCTGGCTACCTGGCTCACCGCAATCGGCGCCAACCTTTCTGCACTCTGGATTCTGGTTGCCAACGGCTGGATGCAAAAACCGGTGGGAATGATTTTTAACCCTGAAACTGCGCGTAATGAGATGGATAATTTCTGGGAGGTACTCTTTTCTCAAACCGCTGTAGACAAGTGGTTACATGCTACTTCATCCGGGTTTGTGCTTGCCTCAGTTTTTGTGATTGGCATCTCAGCATGGTATCTCTTAAAAAACAGAGAAATTATGCTTGCCAAAAAGAGCATCCTCGTTGCAGCTGTTTTTGGATTAATTTCGTCGGTATACCTAGTTATGACCGGAGACAATTCCACGAGAACCATTGCCAACGACCAGAATATGAAATTTGCCGCCCTTGAAGGATTGTACAATGGAAGCGAAGGAGCTGGTCTGGTTGCAATTGGCGTTTTTACCGAGTCGGAAACGGATCCGCAAAATGAAAACTTAAAGGACTTCAGTATGAAACTTGAAATCCCAAATTTTCTTTCTTACATGGCCTTTCTCGACTGGAATGCCTTTGTACCTGGAATAAACGACCTGATAAACGGAAATGAAAAATATGGTTACATGCCGGCAACCGAAAAGATTGAACGCGGTAAAGTTGCCATTCAAAAGCTTGGCGAATTTAAAAATGCAAAAAAAGCCGGAAATGACCAGCTGGCCAACGCTCTAAAAACGGAATTAACCAGCGCCGGTTTTCAGGAAGACTATTTTAAATACTTTGGCTATGGCTATTTTGACGACCCGCAGGATTTAGTTCCCAATGTCCCGCTAACGTTCTACAGTTTTCATGTAATGGTCTTACTCGGGTTCTTTTTTATACTGCTGTTTGTTCTGTCGCTCCTTTATATCGTAAAAGGAACATTCGATAAAAAACGGTGGTTTATGCGACTGGCTATTATTGCCATACCGCTTGCATACATTGCCGGACAGGCAGGCTGGATTGTTGCCGAAGTAGGACGTCAACCATGGGTAGTACAGGATTTGATGCCAACAATGGCCGCAGTTACCAGAATTAGTGCGGGCTCGGTTCAAACAACATTCTGGTTATTTGCAGTTCTCTTTACAGTTCTGCTGATTGCTGAGCTGAAAATTATGTTCCGTCAGATTAAAATTGGACCAAAACATTAA
- the cydB gene encoding cytochrome d ubiquinol oxidase subunit II, translating into MFENISHLGLQQYWWVLVSVLGALFVFLTFVQGGQTLLYSVGKTEGEKTIILNTLGRKWEFTFTTLVTFGGAFFASFPLFYSTSFGGAYWVWLAILAAFVIQAVAYEYRKKPANLLGSKTFEIFLVLNGLLGTILVGTAVGTFFNGAMFSLNDMNQVDWQTPFRGLEAVLTFHNVALGLAVFFLSRVLGALYFIFTVDHETIVTRAKKQLLYNTVPFLVFFLYFLIWLLLKEGFAVNPDTGEVFMEKYKYLHNVLQMPLNTAILLVGVVGVLWGIISTLFMKSEKGFWFAGTGTVLTVFALFLIAGLNNTSFYPSIYDLQSSLTIQNASSSKFTLTTMSYVSLLIPFVLAYIVYFWRIMNRKKISEEEMNKESHAY; encoded by the coding sequence ATGTTTGAAAATATATCACATTTAGGATTACAACAATATTGGTGGGTACTGGTTTCTGTACTCGGAGCACTTTTTGTTTTCCTCACCTTTGTTCAGGGTGGTCAGACCCTTCTTTATTCCGTTGGAAAAACAGAAGGAGAAAAAACGATTATCTTAAATACTTTGGGAAGAAAATGGGAATTTACATTTACTACGCTGGTAACCTTCGGAGGCGCATTTTTTGCGTCATTTCCTCTTTTCTACTCCACAAGTTTTGGCGGTGCTTACTGGGTTTGGCTGGCCATTCTGGCGGCATTTGTGATCCAGGCAGTAGCATATGAATACCGAAAAAAACCGGCAAATTTACTTGGTTCCAAAACTTTTGAAATTTTTCTGGTTTTAAACGGATTACTCGGAACGATTCTCGTTGGAACAGCAGTTGGCACATTTTTTAACGGAGCAATGTTTTCGCTAAACGATATGAACCAGGTGGATTGGCAAACCCCATTCCGTGGCTTGGAAGCTGTCCTCACTTTTCACAATGTGGCACTTGGCCTTGCGGTATTTTTCCTTTCGCGTGTATTGGGAGCACTGTACTTTATTTTTACTGTCGACCACGAAACTATAGTAACACGTGCGAAAAAGCAGTTACTATACAATACGGTTCCCTTCCTCGTATTCTTTCTCTATTTTCTGATTTGGCTTCTTTTAAAAGAAGGATTTGCTGTTAATCCTGACACTGGCGAAGTGTTTATGGAAAAATACAAATACCTGCACAACGTTTTGCAAATGCCATTAAATACTGCAATTTTACTGGTTGGAGTTGTTGGTGTTTTATGGGGAATCATATCCACGCTGTTTATGAAAAGTGAAAAAGGTTTTTGGTTTGCCGGCACAGGAACTGTTCTAACTGTATTTGCGCTGTTTTTAATTGCCGGATTGAACAACACTTCATTTTATCCGTCGATTTATGATTTACAATCTTCTCTTACGATTCAAAATGCTTCATCCAGCAAATTTACGCTAACAACCATGAGTTATGTTTCACTTTTAATTCCGTTTGTTTTGGCTTACATCGTCTATTTCTGGAGAATTATGAACCGGAAGAAAATTTCGGAAGAAGAGATGAACAAAGAATCGCACGCTTACTAG
- a CDS encoding glycosyltransferase family 2 protein gives MKILNPVQKNELEFWNNFFFSFFRKNNAYTFYFLAIFTVQKSEQMVNGKKVVVVLPAYNASKTLKITYNEIDFSIVDDVILVDDLSKDDTVEVGKKLGIKHIVVHEQNKGYGGNQKSCYNKALELGADIVIMLHPDYQYTPKLIPAMTHLLASGLYHVVLGSRILGKGALKGGMPLVKWIANRGLTLFQNILMNAKLSEYHTGYRAFTREVLESVNYNANSDNFVFDNQMLAQIWYAGYEISEITCPTKYFDDASSINFKNSSVYGIGVLKTSIQYRLQKWGVAKNKIFQAR, from the coding sequence ATGAAGATCCTGAATCCGGTTCAGAAGAATGAGCTAGAATTTTGGAACAACTTTTTCTTTTCCTTTTTCAGGAAAAATAATGCTTATACCTTTTATTTTCTTGCTATTTTTACCGTCCAAAAATCAGAACAGATGGTTAACGGAAAAAAGGTAGTTGTTGTTCTTCCGGCATACAATGCTTCTAAAACACTAAAAATCACCTATAACGAAATTGATTTTTCAATTGTTGATGACGTCATTCTTGTTGACGACTTAAGCAAGGATGATACGGTAGAAGTAGGCAAAAAGCTGGGGATTAAACATATTGTTGTTCATGAACAAAACAAAGGATACGGTGGCAACCAGAAATCGTGTTACAACAAAGCACTTGAACTGGGTGCCGATATCGTGATTATGCTCCATCCTGATTATCAATATACTCCGAAACTGATTCCAGCAATGACACATCTGCTGGCCAGCGGATTATACCATGTGGTTTTAGGCTCCCGAATTCTGGGGAAAGGTGCCTTAAAAGGAGGGATGCCGCTTGTAAAATGGATTGCCAACCGCGGACTTACGCTTTTCCAGAATATTTTGATGAACGCTAAACTTTCGGAATACCACACCGGTTACCGTGCTTTTACGCGTGAAGTACTCGAGAGTGTAAACTACAATGCCAATTCTGATAATTTTGTGTTTGACAACCAGATGCTGGCTCAAATTTGGTATGCTGGTTACGAAATCTCCGAAATCACATGTCCCACCAAGTATTTCGATGATGCTTCGAGTATCAACTTTAAAAACAGCAGCGTTTACGGGATCGGTGTTTTGAAGACTTCGATCCAGTATCGGCTACAGAAGTGGGGAGTCGCAAAAAATAAAATTTTCCAAGCCCGGTAA
- a CDS encoding ArnT family glycosyltransferase produces MKNKIEKIENRLFAVPLLFVAIVKFPHLSLPYFWDEAWSYFPAVYKMYETGPGLLPGALPLWDAKGHPLFFFFLSSSWMQLVGTSVFWVHVLPFLISLATLTALFFVVKKHTNLWAANIAVLLFSVQSLFLAQATMLLPEMLITLLFLLAINSYLNQKYLAFAIWSSVMVLTKETSIVFVGGFLLYHLAVYLKPGKESRKYILESLLILLPILVYGGFLILHKKEFGSFFFQEHTGYIQLSFVSIINKLKIATGIIFTRYGRNVILLAVVVALVYLLLKKKKLKNKNLLALLVFQTVIFLLFSALNFYTQRYMLVLLALFVIIAGVLLEQVRFKKMIVNGSILALILAVPLFYTFTKKSSADSNMGYVQVVKVHQEMVKYCEEQAWQDEPIAASFNLIFCLRNPHLGYVSNRKGFSNVVNLDKFKDAGIFINECTSYGVESQLDSIKSENKMVKEFRLKHAWGEIYTNQTVKQ; encoded by the coding sequence GTGAAAAACAAAATCGAAAAAATAGAAAACCGGCTGTTTGCAGTACCTTTGCTTTTTGTGGCGATAGTAAAATTTCCGCATTTAAGCCTGCCCTACTTTTGGGACGAAGCCTGGTCATATTTTCCTGCTGTTTACAAAATGTACGAAACCGGTCCGGGGCTACTTCCGGGAGCTTTGCCCTTATGGGATGCCAAGGGACACCCACTGTTTTTTTTCTTTTTGTCGTCGTCGTGGATGCAGTTGGTTGGAACTTCTGTTTTTTGGGTACACGTTTTACCTTTCCTTATTTCGCTGGCTACTTTAACGGCTCTTTTTTTTGTGGTAAAAAAACATACCAACCTGTGGGCTGCAAATATTGCCGTATTATTATTTAGTGTACAGTCGCTGTTTTTGGCGCAGGCAACCATGCTTCTTCCCGAAATGCTAATTACACTGCTATTTTTGCTTGCTATCAATTCATATTTAAATCAAAAATATCTGGCATTTGCAATTTGGTCATCAGTAATGGTTTTAACCAAAGAAACCAGCATTGTTTTTGTTGGTGGATTTTTACTTTACCACCTGGCTGTTTACCTCAAACCCGGAAAAGAGTCACGAAAATATATTCTTGAAAGTCTTCTTATTCTGCTGCCAATTCTTGTATATGGCGGCTTCCTTATTCTTCACAAAAAAGAATTTGGTTCTTTCTTTTTTCAGGAACACACCGGTTATATTCAATTAAGTTTTGTTTCCATTATAAATAAGTTAAAAATTGCCACCGGGATTATTTTCACACGTTACGGAAGAAATGTTATTTTGCTGGCTGTAGTGGTGGCGCTTGTTTATCTCTTGCTCAAAAAGAAAAAACTGAAAAACAAAAATTTACTGGCCCTTCTGGTTTTTCAAACTGTTATTTTTCTTCTTTTCTCGGCACTTAATTTTTATACACAGCGGTATATGCTGGTACTACTGGCACTCTTTGTGATTATAGCCGGTGTTTTACTGGAGCAGGTGAGGTTCAAAAAAATGATTGTAAATGGCTCAATACTTGCCTTAATTTTAGCTGTTCCCCTCTTTTATACTTTTACAAAAAAGTCGAGTGCCGACAGTAATATGGGATATGTTCAGGTAGTAAAAGTACACCAGGAAATGGTAAAATACTGCGAGGAGCAGGCCTGGCAAGATGAACCGATTGCTGCCAGTTTTAACCTTATTTTTTGTTTGAGGAACCCACATCTTGGTTATGTATCCAACAGGAAGGGCTTTTCAAATGTAGTGAATCTTGATAAGTTTAAGGACGCCGGCATTTTTATAAATGAATGCACATCTTATGGAGTCGAATCTCAACTGGATTCTATAAAATCCGAAAATAAAATGGTAAAGGAATTCCGGCTAAAACATGCCTGGGGCGAAATTTATACAAATCAAACTGTAAAACAGTAA
- a CDS encoding class I SAM-dependent methyltransferase: MLSFLKYDIPYELDSPERTVFHGEIIREKVFLRRLYREWYDVLLKRKPQLPTGKVIEVGSGGGFLKELDPDVLCADVLDLPSNDLTFSALDMPFDNNEISSIFMIDTFHHIPDAGRFLSEVSRVLKKDGLLIMIEPANSLWGRFIYKNFHHEPFDVDGNWTIPSSGPLSGANGALPWIVFERDSDVFNSKFPNLKLHHLNYHTPFRYLLSGGVSFKSLVPGFSYGFFKLADKCLSGISKQMSMFVTIVIRKV, from the coding sequence ATGTTGAGTTTTTTGAAATATGATATTCCATATGAGTTGGATTCTCCGGAAAGAACGGTTTTTCACGGTGAAATTATTCGGGAAAAGGTTTTTCTTCGGCGGCTATACCGGGAGTGGTATGACGTATTGTTAAAACGAAAGCCGCAATTGCCAACAGGAAAGGTGATTGAAGTCGGTTCGGGAGGAGGGTTTTTGAAAGAACTTGATCCTGATGTTTTGTGCGCCGACGTTCTGGATTTACCTTCAAACGATCTTACTTTCTCTGCCCTCGACATGCCGTTTGATAACAACGAAATCAGCTCCATCTTTATGATTGATACTTTTCATCATATTCCGGATGCCGGCCGGTTTTTATCCGAAGTAAGCAGGGTGCTGAAAAAAGACGGATTGCTTATAATGATAGAACCTGCCAATAGTTTGTGGGGGCGATTTATCTACAAAAATTTTCACCATGAACCTTTTGATGTTGATGGGAACTGGACCATCCCGTCATCGGGTCCCCTGAGTGGAGCAAACGGAGCGCTGCCCTGGATTGTTTTTGAAAGGGATAGTGACGTTTTTAACTCAAAATTTCCCAACCTGAAATTACATCATTTAAATTATCATACCCCCTTTCGATATTTGCTTAGCGGAGGTGTTTCCTTCAAGTCGCTGGTGCCTGGGTTTTCCTATGGCTTTTTTAAACTTGCAGATAAATGCCTCTCCGGAATTTCAAAACAAATGTCAATGTTTGTCACCATCGTAATCAGGAAAGTTTAA